GCTTGAGGCCCTTGAACACGAAACCGTTCTTGACCATTTCCGCCAGGGCGCGGATCTCGCCGGCTTCATTGGCGAAGTTCATGGTCAGGTACGGGTTGTCCCAATCACCCAGCACACCAAGACGGACGAAACCGGCCTTCTGCTCTTCCACCTGCTCGGCGGCGTAGGCACGGCAGCGCTCGCGGGTCAGGTCGGCCGGCTGGTTCTTGCCGAAGGTGGTTTCCACCTTGTGCTCGATCGGCAGGCCATGGCAGTCCCAGCCCGGCACGTACGGCGCGTCGAAGCCGGCCATGGTCTTGGAGCGGGTGATGATGTCCTTGAGAATCTTGTTCAGCGCATGACCGATGTGGATGCTGCCGTTGGCATAGGGCGGGCCGTCGTGCAGGACGAACTTCGGCCGACCTTCGCCAAGCTTGCGCAGCTTGCTATACAGACCAATCTCGTTCCAGCGCTGCAGGGTCTGCGGCTCGCGTTGCGGCAGGCCGGCCTTCATCGGGAACTGGGTATCGGGCAGGTTCAGCGTAGCTTTGTAGTCGGTCATTTCGGGCTCTTCATCAGCGGGTGGCTCTGCCAGTATTCACGGGCAGCGGCGATATCAGCGGCAATCGCCGCCTTCAAGGCCTCCAGCGAGGCGAAACGCTGCTCAGCGCGCAGCTTGTGGTGGAAAGCCACCGAGAGACGCCGGCCATACAGATCACCGGCAAAATCCAGAAGGTGCACTTCCAGATGGGCGCTGCCGTCACCGGCAACACTGGGGCGCACGCCGATATTGGCGACGCCCGGTTGAATCACGCCATCGATCTCGCAGCTCACCAGATAGACGCCGGTCAGCGGTACCTTGCGCCGCTTGAGCTGGATGTTGGCGGTCGGCGCGTCGAGCTGGCGGCCCAGCTTCTGTCCGTGCAATACCCGCCCGGCGATACGAAACGGCCGGCCGAGCAAGGCTTCGGCCAGTTCGAAATCGCCGTCGGCCAGCGCCTGGCGTACCCGGGTACTGCTGACCCGGCCACCCAGCACCTCCACGGTGGTCGAGGCATCGACGCTGAACCCGTGGCGCTGGCCGGCAGCCTTGAGAAATTCGAAATCACCGGCCCGGTCGCAGCCGAAGCGGAAGTCGTCGCCGATCTCCAGGTCCTTCACGCCAAGCCCGTCGACCAGCACGCGCTGGACGAACTCGGCGGCAGACAGCTCGCGCAGGCGGCGGTTGAAAGCCAGA
The sequence above is drawn from the Pseudomonas sp. Z8(2022) genome and encodes:
- the ribF gene encoding bifunctional riboflavin kinase/FAD synthetase, which produces MQLVRGLHNLQPQARGCVVTIGNFDGVHRGHQAILARLRERAVELAVPSCVVIFEPQPREFFAPGTAPARLTRLRDKLALLAAEGVDMVLCLAFNRRLRELSAAEFVQRVLVDGLGVKDLEIGDDFRFGCDRAGDFEFLKAAGQRHGFSVDASTTVEVLGGRVSSTRVRQALADGDFELAEALLGRPFRIAGRVLHGQKLGRQLDAPTANIQLKRRKVPLTGVYLVSCEIDGVIQPGVANIGVRPSVAGDGSAHLEVHLLDFAGDLYGRRLSVAFHHKLRAEQRFASLEALKAAIAADIAAAREYWQSHPLMKSPK